In Candidatus Methylomirabilota bacterium, the following proteins share a genomic window:
- a CDS encoding ABC transporter substrate-binding protein, protein MRLSLARVLALALAAALVVPIATLAQEPRMGGTVVQAISADPPTMNPATTTDTQAWSLMGKLFNGLTYLDNDYRSHPDLAESWTISPDGLTYTFKLRKDVKWHDGKPFTSADVKWTYQEAIAKYHPVGRVAYASIASIDTPDPYTVVLKMKTPFGPTVFMTSLNMGPILPKHLLEGQDLATAEFNRKPVGTGPFKIAEAVKGSHYVLERNPDYFKKGRPYLDRVILKVMPNPASRVLAFEKGEVDVLYSFFLPREQAGRVKALPGIVVKEYMLFPETILLFFNLKDNKALGDVRVRQAIFHGIDQSFLVQQGYAGQGRPGTSVIPSSLAWAYNANVPKYPFDVAKAGALFDEAGYPKNAQGERMALRLVYDPANSAANRASEVVAQQLKGVGLNVKLVPLERSLMLEKVFKQYDFDLYIHNYTSYGDPALGIGRIYTCDNIRPAPFVNVERYCNPKVDELFAKGGAVASQAERAKPYREVQEILMKDLPTIPLVEYGDTNVARARVQNIFKSLSSHERWDEVWVTDGK, encoded by the coding sequence ATGCGGCTTTCACTCGCTCGTGTTCTCGCGCTCGCCCTCGCGGCCGCGCTCGTCGTCCCCATTGCCACGCTCGCCCAGGAGCCCAGGATGGGCGGCACCGTGGTGCAGGCCATCAGCGCCGACCCGCCCACCATGAACCCCGCGACCACCACCGACACCCAGGCGTGGTCGCTCATGGGCAAGCTCTTCAACGGGCTCACCTACCTCGACAACGACTACCGGAGCCATCCCGATCTCGCCGAATCGTGGACGATCAGCCCAGACGGCCTCACCTACACGTTCAAGCTCCGCAAGGACGTGAAATGGCACGACGGCAAGCCCTTCACCTCCGCGGATGTGAAGTGGACGTATCAGGAGGCGATCGCCAAGTATCACCCGGTAGGCCGCGTGGCCTATGCCAGCATCGCCTCCATCGACACGCCCGATCCCTACACGGTGGTGCTGAAGATGAAGACGCCCTTCGGGCCCACCGTGTTCATGACCTCGCTCAACATGGGGCCGATCCTGCCCAAGCACCTGCTCGAGGGGCAGGACCTCGCCACCGCGGAGTTCAACCGAAAGCCGGTCGGCACCGGGCCCTTCAAGATCGCCGAGGCGGTGAAGGGCAGCCACTACGTGCTGGAGCGGAACCCCGATTACTTCAAGAAGGGCCGGCCCTATCTGGACCGCGTGATCTTGAAGGTGATGCCGAACCCGGCCTCGCGCGTGCTCGCCTTCGAGAAGGGCGAGGTGGATGTGCTCTACTCCTTCTTCCTCCCGCGCGAGCAGGCGGGACGGGTGAAGGCGCTCCCTGGCATCGTGGTGAAGGAGTACATGCTGTTCCCGGAGACCATCCTGCTGTTCTTCAACCTGAAGGACAACAAGGCGCTCGGTGACGTACGGGTGCGGCAGGCCATCTTCCACGGCATCGATCAGAGCTTCCTCGTGCAGCAGGGCTACGCCGGCCAGGGTCGGCCGGGCACGAGCGTGATCCCGTCGAGTCTTGCCTGGGCCTACAACGCCAATGTGCCGAAGTATCCCTTCGACGTGGCGAAGGCTGGCGCGCTTTTCGACGAGGCGGGCTATCCCAAGAACGCGCAGGGCGAGCGGATGGCGCTGCGCCTGGTCTACGACCCCGCCAACTCCGCGGCCAACCGCGCCTCCGAGGTGGTGGCGCAACAGCTCAAGGGGGTGGGCCTCAACGTGAAGCTGGTGCCGCTCGAGCGCTCGCTCATGCTGGAGAAGGTGTTCAAGCAGTACGACTTCGACCTCTACATCCACAACTACACGAGCTACGGTGACCCGGCGCTGGGCATCGGGCGCATCTACACCTGCGACAACATCCGTCCCGCGCCGTTCGTGAACGTGGAGCGCTACTGCAACCCCAAGGTGGACGAGCTCTTCGCCAAGGGCGGCGCGGTGGCCTCGCAGGCCGAGCGCGCCAAGCCCTATCGCGAGGTGCAGGAGATCCTCATGAAGGATCTGCCCACGATCCCGCTGGTGGAGTACGGCGATACCAACGTGGCGCGGGCGCGCGTGCAGAACATCTTCAAGAGCCTCTCGTCCCACGAGCGCTGGGACGAGGTGT
- the argH gene encoding argininosuccinate lyase — protein MLKQTSSEYRGFRTAGIRLREEMMPHLARLTAGRARLMFHALHAFDKAQAVMLTEQGLLPRETAGAILRALREMEKEGVEETRSKVGGGLHAGEQYLIRKLGEDVGGRLHLGRSSGDLSSVGINTLQREHVLRILEAVNRLRRVLLDLAAQHTDTIFPGTSFGQHAQPMTLAHLYISWAANLARDFERLHGVYRRVNVSPAGSAIMVGSNFPLDRERTAELMGFDGVHENCADAILELNADDSLDVPMAVATLYHSMSKWADDLILWSTSEYAYVSIPDRFCNTSSIMMQKKNVIGPAEVKGAAAEALGAVVTSFTALKGPTAFPITERHYALEQVWTVCNHCVRDLDWFCELLPALEIRKAHMREEAWKHWATATDIAGALVREKNLPWRTSHQIVGILVRLCEERGLAPDGVTPALLDEAAQLYHGQPAGLTAAQIREAVDPGRFIADRTMRGGPAPRESQRQIAHFGTGLKADEAIVSGMHQRLADSARKLEASVDALVGR, from the coding sequence ATGCTGAAGCAAACGTCCTCGGAATACCGCGGCTTCCGCACTGCCGGCATCCGCCTGCGCGAGGAGATGATGCCGCATCTGGCGCGCCTCACCGCGGGGCGCGCGCGCCTCATGTTCCACGCCCTCCACGCCTTCGACAAGGCGCAGGCGGTGATGCTGACCGAGCAGGGCCTGCTCCCGCGCGAGACGGCGGGGGCCATCCTGCGCGCCCTCCGCGAGATGGAGAAGGAAGGCGTGGAGGAGACGCGGAGCAAGGTGGGCGGCGGCCTCCACGCCGGCGAGCAGTACCTGATCCGGAAGCTCGGTGAGGACGTGGGCGGGCGCCTGCACCTCGGGCGCAGCAGCGGCGATCTCTCCTCCGTCGGCATCAACACCCTGCAGCGCGAGCACGTGCTCCGCATTCTCGAAGCGGTGAACCGCCTGCGCCGCGTGCTGCTGGACCTGGCCGCTCAGCACACCGACACGATCTTCCCGGGCACGAGCTTCGGCCAGCACGCCCAGCCCATGACGCTGGCGCATCTCTACATCTCCTGGGCGGCCAACCTCGCGCGGGACTTCGAGCGCCTGCACGGCGTCTACCGGCGGGTGAATGTGAGTCCGGCGGGCTCCGCCATCATGGTGGGCTCGAACTTCCCGCTCGATCGCGAGCGCACCGCGGAGCTGATGGGCTTCGACGGCGTGCACGAGAACTGCGCCGACGCCATCCTGGAGCTCAACGCCGACGACAGCCTGGATGTGCCGATGGCGGTGGCCACGCTCTACCACAGCATGTCGAAGTGGGCGGACGATCTCATCCTCTGGAGCACCAGCGAGTACGCCTACGTGAGCATCCCCGACCGTTTCTGCAACACCTCGAGCATCATGATGCAGAAGAAGAACGTGATCGGCCCCGCCGAGGTGAAGGGCGCGGCCGCGGAGGCGCTGGGCGCGGTGGTGACCTCGTTCACCGCCCTCAAGGGCCCCACCGCGTTCCCCATCACCGAGCGGCACTACGCGCTCGAGCAGGTGTGGACCGTCTGCAACCACTGCGTGCGCGATCTCGACTGGTTCTGCGAGCTACTCCCGGCGCTCGAGATCCGCAAGGCGCACATGCGGGAAGAGGCCTGGAAGCACTGGGCGACCGCCACTGACATCGCGGGGGCGCTGGTGCGGGAGAAGAACCTGCCCTGGCGGACCTCGCATCAGATCGTGGGCATCCTCGTGCGGCTCTGCGAGGAGCGCGGGCTTGCGCCCGACGGGGTGACGCCGGCCCTGCTGGACGAGGCCGCGCAGCTCTATCACGGTCAGCCCGCGGGCCTCACCGCGGCGCAGATCCGCGAGGCGGTCGACCCCGGCCGCTTCATCGCGGATCGCACCATGCGCGGCGGTCCCGCGCCCAGGGAGTCGCAGCGCCAGATCGCGCACTTCGGTACCGGCCTCAAGGCCGACGAGGCCATCGTCTCCGGTATGCATCAGCGGCTCGCCGACTCGGCTCGCAAGCTCGAGGCGTCGGTCGACGCCCTCGTCGGGAGATAG